The Thermomonospora curvata DSM 43183 DNA segment AGGGCGCGCCGGTAGGGCCGCTCATCGGCGGCGAGCGCCGGCGCCTCCCGCGCCGCCTGATCCCGCCGCCTCCGCCACATCCCCCACGCGGCCCGCAGCATCCCGACGGCCAGCCAGGTCAGGTAACCGGCGCCCGCGTACTTGACGATCGCAAACAGCACGGCGTTCGCCTTGAGCAGCGAGGCCACCCCCGCGGCCGACAGCACCATCAGCACGACGTCCCCGCACCACACGCCCGCCGCGGCCAGATACCCGGCCCGCACCCCGCGCCGGGCCGCCACCGACAGCACGTACAGGGAGTTGGGCCCGGGAAGCAGGATGATGACGATGAGCCCTGCGAGATAGGTGGGAAGATCAACGACGCCGAACACGAAAAAAACAGTGTCGCACGTCCCCTGACCTGCCCGAACACCGGTGCCGTCCGGGCCGGACGGCACGGCTCAGCCGACACCCACCTTGGCGTAGTGGAACACCTCCGGCGGCAGCGGATGGGCAAGACGCCAGTGGATGCGCATGGGGCGTTCACCCTCATGGTCCTGGTAGGTCATCGGCCCGGCGTAGGTGTAGGGGTCGCCCTTCTGCTTGCGCAGGAAGAGGTGGACGCTGGTGCCCCACTCCACGTGGTGGATGTAGCGCTGGCCGGTCTCGGAGTCCTCCCGGGTGCGGGACTGGGACTCCCAGTGGAAGAGCGTCGGGTCGACCGCCCGGTCGTTGTACATCGTGGTGGGTGAGAACTCTTTTTCG contains these protein-coding regions:
- the leuE gene encoding leucine efflux protein LeuE, with the translated sequence MFGVVDLPTYLAGLIVIILLPGPNSLYVLSVAARRGVRAGYLAAAGVWCGDVVLMVLSAAGVASLLKANAVLFAIVKYAGAGYLTWLAVGMLRAAWGMWRRRRDQAAREAPALAADERPYRRALVISLSNPKAILFFVAFFVQFVDPGYAYPALSFVILGAFAQLVSILYLSVLIFGGARLAAAFRSRRRLSAWATSAVGALFLGFAAKLSLAGV